A stretch of the Oceanicola sp. D3 genome encodes the following:
- a CDS encoding glycosyltransferase family 2 protein: MRSSPLSNTAVVIPCYKAAGSIRDVVAEVPEGIGRIYCVNDASPDNLAEVLAELAAEDPRVQVVTHEVNGGVGAATVTGYRAAIEGGAKVIVKIDSDGQMDPRLIPALIEPILRGEADYVKGNRFFDIAGVQKMPTVRLIGNAGLSFMSKLSSGLWHLFDPTNGFTAIHADVAAILPLDKLHKRYFFESDLLFRLGTVGAAVSDVPMEAVYGDEKSGLSEMDALLKFPWLHARNLMTRVFYNYFLRGFSTASLMLMMGTLLFAFGGIYGVTQWIESARSGVPATAGTVMLSAFPVLLGVQMLLNFLGHDVSASQRPAVHPHIARVRVLKARPMGASAKEKAKAKEPDRLAATGTQ; encoded by the coding sequence ATGCGCAGCTCACCGCTTTCCAACACCGCCGTCGTGATCCCTTGTTATAAGGCCGCAGGCAGTATCCGAGACGTTGTTGCCGAGGTGCCCGAGGGGATTGGGCGGATCTACTGCGTCAACGACGCCAGCCCCGACAATCTGGCCGAAGTGCTGGCCGAGCTCGCCGCCGAAGACCCGCGCGTGCAGGTTGTGACCCATGAGGTCAACGGCGGCGTGGGCGCGGCGACCGTCACCGGCTATCGCGCGGCCATCGAGGGCGGGGCCAAAGTGATCGTGAAGATCGACAGCGATGGGCAGATGGACCCGCGCCTCATTCCGGCTCTGATCGAGCCGATCCTGCGCGGCGAGGCGGATTACGTGAAGGGCAACCGCTTCTTCGACATCGCCGGCGTGCAGAAAATGCCCACCGTGCGGCTGATCGGCAATGCGGGGCTGTCTTTCATGAGCAAGCTGTCCTCCGGCCTCTGGCACCTGTTCGACCCGACCAACGGTTTCACCGCGATCCACGCCGATGTGGCTGCGATCCTGCCGCTGGACAAGCTCCACAAGCGCTACTTCTTCGAGAGCGATCTGCTGTTTCGCCTCGGCACCGTCGGCGCAGCGGTGAGCGACGTGCCGATGGAGGCCGTTTATGGCGACGAAAAGAGCGGGCTGAGCGAGATGGACGCGCTGCTGAAGTTTCCGTGGCTTCATGCCCGCAACCTGATGACGCGGGTGTTTTACAATTACTTCCTGCGCGGCTTCTCCACCGCGTCGCTGATGCTGATGATGGGCACGCTGCTGTTTGCCTTCGGCGGCATCTACGGCGTAACCCAATGGATCGAGAGCGCGCGCAGCGGAGTGCCGGCCACGGCAGGCACCGTCATGCTCAGCGCCTTCCCGGTGTTACTGGGGGTGCAGATGTTGCTCAACTTCCTTGGCCATGACGTAAGCGCCTCGCAGCGCCCGGCCGTGCATCCACATATTGCCCGGGTTCGGGTGCTGAAGGCACGACCGATGGGCGCGAGCGCAAAGGAAAAGGCGAAGGCCAAGGAGCCGGACAGGCTCGCAGCCACCGGCACCCAGTAG
- a CDS encoding FAD/NAD(P)-binding protein, with protein sequence MTDQIGGCRIAIIGMGPRGLGAAEALAARLPEARVEIFDPVRPCGAGPNFSPMEAELCLLNLPIREVRIDDGPVGAFGDWLREADAERFPPRADLGRYFAARFEALQARLRPQLHAARVEAIEHRGDGWWLRADGEHGPFAEVLLTQGQPRSAPDPQLATWKDHAARHDLPLRPAYPGTALAEAAQDWAGKVVGVRGLGLSTLDVLRLLTLGQGGRFEGERYLRSGREPERIVPFSLDGHAPAPKPADAAIDEAFAPDKAETEAFLAGLEEATGMAAEAALKRVCATLEAPVARLAKAQRAQVRAWLEKEREAPGSQETRGAIEALQAQVAMARGAPPDVGYALGQLWRKWQDALRQGFNPSRMAPETAAALLKFDDGLKRFSYGPPLRSAEELLALIGAGVVDLRAVDDPDIRLVPEGWVLDGDAATLTAQAMVDAVLPSPALAPVTDPALAGLREAGWLHPLADGLGAATAADGLALMRDGRPAPGLAVLGRMAAGSVIAVDSIHDCFGAAADRWAEGVAARVLDAAPD encoded by the coding sequence ATGACAGACCAGATCGGCGGATGCCGCATTGCCATCATCGGAATGGGGCCAAGGGGCCTTGGCGCGGCCGAGGCGCTGGCCGCACGGCTGCCGGAAGCGCGGGTTGAGATCTTTGACCCGGTGCGGCCCTGCGGTGCTGGGCCGAACTTTTCGCCTATGGAGGCGGAGCTATGCCTGCTGAACCTGCCCATACGCGAGGTGCGCATCGACGACGGCCCGGTGGGGGCCTTCGGGGACTGGTTGCGGGAGGCGGATGCTGAGCGCTTTCCGCCCCGCGCTGACCTTGGGCGGTATTTTGCGGCGCGGTTCGAGGCGCTTCAGGCCCGCCTGCGCCCCCAGCTTCATGCCGCCCGCGTCGAGGCGATTGAGCACAGGGGCGATGGCTGGTGGCTGCGTGCGGATGGAGAGCATGGGCCCTTTGCCGAGGTTTTGCTGACTCAGGGCCAGCCGCGCTCTGCCCCCGATCCGCAGCTTGCGACGTGGAAAGACCACGCGGCGCGCCATGATCTGCCGCTGCGCCCCGCCTACCCCGGCACCGCGCTGGCCGAGGCGGCGCAAGACTGGGCCGGCAAGGTGGTGGGCGTGCGCGGGCTGGGGCTATCGACGCTGGATGTGCTGCGGCTGCTGACACTCGGCCAAGGCGGGCGGTTTGAGGGGGAGCGATACCTGCGCTCGGGGCGGGAGCCGGAGCGGATTGTGCCATTTTCGCTGGACGGGCACGCGCCTGCCCCCAAGCCCGCCGATGCTGCGATTGACGAAGCGTTTGCGCCGGACAAGGCAGAGACAGAGGCTTTTCTCGCAGGATTGGAAGAGGCGACTGGGATGGCCGCGGAGGCCGCGCTAAAACGGGTTTGCGCCACGCTGGAAGCCCCGGTGGCCCGGCTTGCGAAGGCCCAGCGCGCACAGGTGCGGGCATGGCTGGAGAAGGAGCGAGAGGCCCCAGGCAGCCAAGAGACGCGCGGCGCCATAGAGGCGCTGCAGGCGCAGGTCGCGATGGCGCGGGGCGCGCCGCCGGATGTGGGCTACGCGCTTGGGCAGCTTTGGCGCAAGTGGCAGGACGCTTTGCGGCAGGGCTTCAACCCGTCGCGCATGGCACCGGAAACGGCGGCGGCGCTGCTGAAGTTTGACGATGGGCTGAAGCGCTTCTCGTATGGCCCGCCGCTGCGCTCGGCGGAAGAATTGCTCGCGCTGATCGGCGCGGGCGTGGTGGACCTGCGGGCGGTGGACGACCCGGACATTCGGTTGGTGCCGGAGGGCTGGGTGCTGGATGGCGATGCGGCGACGCTGACGGCGCAGGCCATGGTGGATGCGGTGCTGCCCTCCCCTGCCCTCGCCCCGGTGACCGACCCGGCCCTCGCCGGGCTGCGCGAGGCCGGATGGCTGCATCCGCTGGCCGATGGGCTGGGCGCGGCCACCGCAGCAGACGGGTTGGCCCTGATGCGCGACGGCCGCCCCGCCCCGGGCCTCGCGGTGCTGGGCCGAATGGCTGCCGGAAGCGTGATTGCCGTGGACTCGATTCACGATTGTTTCGGAGCCGCCGCCGACCGCTGGGCCGAGGGCGTGGCGGCGCGCGTACTGGACGCCGCCCCCGACTGA
- a CDS encoding YeeE/YedE family protein — protein MLDRIGDANAVALVGLAGGILLGLAARIGRFCTLGAIEDLLYAGDSRRLRMWALAIGTAVIGVALARAGGHFDPAETLYLSRVWTPLGSILGGLMFGYGMAIAGNCGYGALARLGGGDLRGFIIVLVMGLSAYAVLSGPLARARVWLFPVDDMAVAPQGFAESLGGMAGISPVVVALIVGVALLVLGLASREMLRAPGHMAWGVAVGLAVLSGWLGTFWVAHTGFAGERITTHTFSQPLGDTMFWVMTASGNTLSFGVGSVAGVLIGAFAGSLIKGHFRWEACEDPRELKRQMAGAALMGPGAVLAVGCSVGQGISAFSVLAWSAPVTFAAIFAGAALGLRQLISGFHIAQG, from the coding sequence GTGCTAGACCGCATCGGCGATGCCAATGCCGTGGCCCTCGTGGGGCTGGCCGGTGGCATTTTGCTGGGGCTGGCCGCGCGGATTGGCCGGTTTTGCACGCTCGGCGCGATTGAAGACCTGCTTTATGCGGGTGACAGCCGCCGTTTGCGCATGTGGGCGCTGGCCATCGGCACCGCCGTCATCGGCGTGGCGCTGGCCAGGGCGGGCGGGCACTTCGACCCTGCCGAAACCCTTTACCTCTCCCGCGTCTGGACCCCGCTTGGCAGCATCCTTGGCGGGCTGATGTTTGGCTATGGCATGGCGATTGCGGGCAACTGCGGCTACGGCGCGCTGGCCCGGCTGGGCGGCGGCGATTTGCGCGGGTTCATCATTGTGCTGGTGATGGGGCTTTCGGCCTATGCGGTGCTGTCCGGCCCGTTGGCGCGGGCGCGGGTTTGGCTGTTTCCGGTGGATGACATGGCGGTTGCGCCGCAGGGATTTGCCGAGAGCCTCGGCGGCATGGCCGGGATCTCGCCGGTGGTGGTGGCGCTCATCGTGGGCGTGGCGCTTCTGGTGCTGGGGCTCGCCAGTCGGGAGATGCTGCGCGCGCCCGGGCACATGGCCTGGGGCGTGGCGGTGGGCTTGGCGGTGCTTTCAGGCTGGCTGGGCACATTCTGGGTGGCGCACACGGGCTTTGCGGGCGAGCGGATCACCACGCACACCTTTTCGCAGCCGTTGGGCGATACGATGTTTTGGGTCATGACGGCGAGCGGAAACACCCTGAGTTTTGGCGTGGGTTCTGTGGCGGGCGTGCTCATCGGCGCTTTCGCGGGCTCGCTCATCAAGGGGCATTTTCGCTGGGAGGCCTGCGAAGACCCGCGCGAACTGAAGCGCCAGATGGCGGGCGCGGCGCTGATGGGGCCGGGTGCGGTGCTGGCGGTGGGCTGCTCTGTGGGACAGGGCATAAGCGCGTTTTCGGTGCTTGCATGGTCGGCGCCCGTCACCTTCGCCGCGATCTTTGCCGGTGCGGCACTTGGGCTGCGGCAGCTCATTTCAGGCTTCCACATCGCGCAGGGATAG
- a CDS encoding ArsR/SmtB family transcription factor, with protein MRTEGTQNMLDDKPGLPVFDKNMCAEDMDRMVANATNAANFLKAISHEGRLMILCHLATGEKTVTELEELLSARQAAVSQQLSRLRLEGLVTPRREGKAIYYSLADERPKKIMEVVYEMFCKEG; from the coding sequence ATGAGGACCGAGGGGACGCAAAACATGCTGGATGACAAGCCGGGCCTTCCGGTGTTTGACAAGAACATGTGCGCTGAGGACATGGACAGGATGGTGGCCAATGCCACCAACGCGGCGAACTTTCTCAAGGCGATCAGCCATGAGGGCCGCCTGATGATCCTGTGCCACCTCGCGACGGGCGAGAAGACGGTGACCGAGCTGGAAGAGCTGCTTTCGGCCCGGCAGGCGGCGGTTTCGCAGCAGCTTTCGCGGCTGAGGCTGGAAGGGCTGGTGACCCCGCGGCGCGAGGGCAAGGCAATTTACTACAGCCTTGCGGATGAGCGCCCGAAGAAGATCATGGAAGTTGTCTACGAGATGTTCTGCAAGGAGGGCTGA
- a CDS encoding cytochrome c biogenesis CcdA family protein, translated as MLLDVGIWSAFIGGLVVFFSPCVLPIVPFYLSYMAGVGMSEISADGTLARGARLRLIASAVMFSLGMMTVFAVLGAGAFAISELFKTYIDYFRYAAGALVLIMGLHFLGVYRIGFLDRTLQMDAGDTSNMTIWSSYLVGLAFMAGWTPCVGGVLTGVFMMASTDETAWRGLLMVNVFGAGMVLPFIIAALFTAPFMQFAGAFRKHLGKMEKVMGILLILFAVLILTGTVNAIAWWLIEKFPAFTS; from the coding sequence ATGCTGCTCGACGTGGGCATCTGGAGTGCCTTCATAGGCGGGTTGGTGGTGTTCTTCTCCCCCTGCGTGCTGCCGATCGTGCCGTTCTACCTGTCTTACATGGCCGGGGTCGGCATGTCCGAAATCTCCGCCGATGGCACGCTGGCCCGGGGTGCACGGCTCCGCCTGATCGCTTCGGCGGTCATGTTCTCGCTCGGCATGATGACGGTGTTTGCCGTGCTCGGGGCAGGGGCCTTTGCCATCTCCGAGCTGTTCAAAACCTATATCGACTACTTCCGCTACGCCGCCGGGGCCCTTGTGCTCATCATGGGCCTGCACTTCCTTGGCGTCTATCGCATCGGCTTTCTCGACAGGACGCTCCAGATGGACGCGGGCGACACTTCCAACATGACCATATGGTCCAGCTACCTCGTCGGCCTCGCCTTCATGGCTGGCTGGACACCCTGCGTCGGCGGCGTGCTCACCGGCGTCTTCATGATGGCCTCCACGGATGAAACCGCATGGCGCGGGCTGCTCATGGTCAACGTCTTCGGCGCGGGCATGGTGCTGCCCTTCATCATCGCCGCCCTCTTCACCGCGCCCTTCATGCAGTTCGCCGGGGCCTTCCGCAAACACCTCGGCAAGATGGAGAAAGTCATGGGCATCTTGCTCATCCTCTTTGCCGTCCTAATTCTCACCGGGACCGTCAACGCCATCGCATGGTGGCTGATCGAGAAGTTCCCGGCCTTCACCAGCTAG
- a CDS encoding thioredoxin family protein produces the protein MKRLLTLFAALFMATTTAQAEIGDDGLHKEPWFRDTFKDMSEDLAEAGEEGKRFMVIIEQRGCIYCSKMHEEVFSDPAVKQLIEENYFVVQLNMFGDIEVVDFDGEAMAEKDMVKRWNALFTPTILFFPEEVAAGQTGAEAAVVTMPGAFGKWTTINLLNWVLEKGYEGEEPFQKYHARKFSEQQG, from the coding sequence ATGAAACGCCTCCTAACCCTCTTCGCGGCCCTCTTCATGGCCACCACCACGGCGCAGGCCGAGATCGGTGACGACGGGCTGCACAAGGAGCCTTGGTTCCGCGACACCTTCAAGGACATGTCCGAAGACCTTGCCGAGGCAGGCGAGGAGGGCAAACGCTTCATGGTCATCATCGAGCAACGCGGCTGCATCTACTGCAGCAAGATGCATGAAGAGGTGTTCTCCGACCCGGCGGTGAAACAGCTGATCGAAGAAAACTACTTCGTCGTGCAGCTCAACATGTTCGGCGACATCGAGGTTGTCGATTTCGACGGCGAGGCAATGGCCGAGAAAGACATGGTCAAACGCTGGAACGCCCTCTTCACCCCAACGATTCTCTTCTTTCCTGAGGAGGTCGCCGCTGGGCAAACCGGGGCCGAGGCCGCCGTTGTCACCATGCCGGGCGCCTTCGGCAAATGGACCACGATCAACCTGCTCAACTGGGTGCTGGAAAAGGGCTATGAAGGCGAAGAACCTTTTCAAAAGTATCACGCCCGCAAGTTTTCCGAGCAGCAGGGATAG
- the soxX gene encoding sulfur oxidation c-type cytochrome SoxX, which produces MKKTLGAIVALSLAAATGAAMAETVAPTAVVYDEYGAIEGSLTGAPGDVANGAVLMNKGSGNCVACHQISALPELAFQGEIGPPLDGAGSRWSEAELRGIVANAKKTFEGTMMPSFYKTEGFIRLGNAYTGKAHADGEVAPLLTAEQIEDVVAFLMTLKDE; this is translated from the coding sequence ATGAAAAAAACACTCGGAGCGATCGTCGCCCTGTCTCTGGCTGCAGCCACAGGCGCGGCCATGGCCGAAACCGTCGCACCCACCGCCGTCGTCTACGACGAATACGGTGCCATCGAGGGGTCGCTGACCGGCGCGCCGGGCGATGTCGCCAACGGCGCCGTGCTGATGAACAAGGGCTCGGGCAACTGCGTGGCCTGCCACCAAATCTCGGCCCTGCCCGAACTGGCGTTCCAGGGCGAGATCGGCCCGCCGCTGGACGGCGCAGGCAGCCGCTGGAGCGAAGCCGAACTGCGCGGCATCGTCGCCAACGCCAAGAAAACTTTCGAAGGCACCATGATGCCGTCGTTCTACAAGACCGAAGGCTTCATCCGTCTGGGCAATGCCTACACCGGCAAGGCCCATGCTGATGGCGAGGTGGCCCCGCTGCTCACCGCCGAACAGATCGAAGACGTCGTCGCCTTTCTGATGACGCTCAAGGACGAGTAA
- the soxY gene encoding thiosulfate oxidation carrier protein SoxY, whose product MILTRRDTLLLGAGAALAATLPMPAMADAVADLIAEFTGGADVAEGGVDIDAPEIAENGNTVPIGVSAEGAESIMVLATGNPTPAVATFTFGPLAASQAGSTRIRLAKTQDVVAVAKMSDGSFKRASATVKVTIGGCGG is encoded by the coding sequence ATGATCCTGACAAGACGAGACACCCTGCTTCTGGGCGCGGGCGCCGCACTGGCCGCCACGCTGCCCATGCCCGCCATGGCCGACGCCGTGGCCGATCTCATCGCCGAATTCACTGGCGGGGCCGACGTGGCCGAAGGCGGCGTTGACATCGACGCGCCCGAAATCGCGGAGAACGGTAACACCGTGCCGATCGGCGTGAGCGCCGAGGGCGCAGAGAGCATCATGGTGCTGGCCACGGGCAACCCCACGCCCGCCGTCGCCACCTTCACCTTCGGCCCGCTGGCCGCCAGCCAGGCCGGGTCCACCCGCATCCGCCTCGCCAAGACCCAGGATGTCGTGGCCGTGGCCAAAATGTCCGACGGCAGCTTCAAGCGGGCGTCGGCAACCGTGAAGGTCACCATCGGCGGCTGCGGCGGCTGA
- the soxZ gene encoding thiosulfate oxidation carrier complex protein SoxZ, with amino-acid sequence MASGVKPRVKVPKSASAGEAITIKTLISHPMESGQRKDGDGNVIPRSIINQFTCTFNGETVIDVKMEPAISTNPYFEFEATVPESGTFEFTWQDDDGSTYTESKEITVG; translated from the coding sequence ATGGCATCTGGTGTCAAACCCCGCGTCAAAGTCCCCAAGTCGGCCTCTGCCGGCGAGGCGATCACGATCAAAACGCTGATCTCGCACCCCATGGAGAGCGGCCAGCGCAAGGACGGCGACGGCAACGTCATTCCCCGTTCGATCATCAATCAGTTCACCTGCACCTTCAACGGCGAGACCGTGATCGACGTGAAGATGGAGCCCGCGATCTCGACCAACCCCTACTTTGAATTCGAGGCCACCGTGCCCGAGTCGGGGACCTTCGAGTTCACATGGCAGGACGACGACGGCTCAACCTACACCGAGTCCAAGGAAATCACCGTCGGCTGA
- the soxA gene encoding sulfur oxidation c-type cytochrome SoxA codes for MTKASKRASYIALIAASAFAVAAHAGPDEDSLVINGETEIVTETAAPDHLSDAIDTIYSGWRFRTDETQSLEMDDFDNPGMLTVDAAMDAYSTAEGSAGKSCQGCHEGVESFAGLTPTMPKVDEETGKLVTMEDQINTCRTERMGADAWKWSGNDMQGMVALIGLQSRGMPMSVAIDGPAAPFWEQGKEMYYTRYGQLELSCANCHEDNYGNMIRADHLSQGQTNGFPTYRLKQAKLISKHNRFRGCIRDTRAETFAEGSDEFRALELYVASRGNGLSVETPAVRQ; via the coding sequence GTGACAAAAGCAAGCAAACGCGCAAGCTACATCGCACTCATAGCGGCTTCCGCCTTCGCGGTGGCCGCCCATGCCGGACCGGATGAAGACAGCCTCGTCATCAATGGCGAGACCGAGATCGTCACCGAAACGGCCGCCCCCGACCACCTGTCGGATGCCATCGATACGATCTACTCCGGCTGGCGCTTCCGCACCGACGAAACCCAGTCGCTCGAAATGGACGACTTCGACAACCCCGGTATGCTCACCGTGGATGCCGCGATGGATGCCTATTCCACCGCCGAAGGCTCCGCCGGCAAAAGCTGTCAGGGCTGCCACGAAGGCGTCGAAAGCTTTGCGGGCCTGACGCCAACCATGCCCAAGGTCGATGAAGAGACCGGCAAGCTGGTGACGATGGAAGATCAGATCAATACCTGCCGCACCGAGCGGATGGGGGCCGATGCCTGGAAGTGGTCGGGCAACGACATGCAGGGCATGGTCGCCCTGATCGGCCTGCAATCGCGCGGCATGCCGATGAGCGTGGCCATCGACGGGCCCGCCGCCCCCTTCTGGGAGCAGGGCAAGGAGATGTATTACACCCGCTACGGCCAGCTTGAGCTGTCCTGCGCCAATTGCCACGAAGACAACTACGGCAACATGATCCGCGCCGACCACCTCAGCCAGGGGCAAACCAACGGCTTCCCCACCTACCGGCTGAAGCAGGCCAAGCTGATCTCCAAGCACAACCGCTTCCGTGGCTGCATCCGCGATACCCGCGCCGAGACCTTCGCCGAAGGCTCCGACGAGTTCCGCGCGCTGGAGCTTTACGTCGCCTCGCGCGGCAACGGTCTCTCGGTCGAAACTCCGGCAGTTCGCCAGTAA